CTTGTGGATCAGCATAGTTGATTCCACCAGTAACTCCGTCTTCGTCTCCACCAACAGTTCCAATTTCAGCTTCAACAGATACGCCTTTAGCGTGCGCATAATCAACAACTTGTTTAGTCATTGCAATGTTTTCGTCGATTGGGTGGTGAGAGCCGTCGATCATTACAGAAGAGAATCCTGCATCGATAGCCGCTTTACAAGAATCAAAGCTTGAACCATGATCAAGGTGAATCGCAACAGGTACAGTGATTTTCAGGTCTTCTACAAGTCCTTCAGTCATTTTTACAACTGTTTTGAATCCTCCCATGTATTTAGCAGCTCCTTCAGAAACTCCTAAAATAACTGGTGCTTTTTCTGCTTCTGCAGCTTTCAAAATAGCTTGAGTCCATTCAAGGTTGTTGATGTTGAATTGACCAACAGCATATTTTCCAGCTAATGCTTTTTTCAGCATGTCTGTCATGTTAACGATAGGCATAATACAATTTCCTCCCTCAGGAATTTAGGAAAACCATTTTGATTTTCCCTAAGATTTGAATTTCCGCCGTGAAAAATAGTGGCAGCTATTTTCCCCTAACAAACATATGATAACAGATTTGTGATGAATTTACCATAAAAACCAGAAAATTTTCTAGTGAAAACGCTTTAGCCTCTAAGACGGGCTGAAATTCGTTTTTCATCAGCAAATACTTCTAATGCTTCTGGGATTACCTCTAGTATATACGGTGCTTTCCCACCATATACTCCGTCGTAACTTACATTTAAATCTGCATCACTTTTCACTTCGACTTTACCCGTGCGTGCATGAATCACATCCGAACTGCTTAAATGCGTCCCTTTTTTAATTGAAGCAAAAAGTTGAAATAGTTTTTTTGGGGATACTTTTTTTAAAATTAAAAGTTCGAACATCCCGCTGTTTAGCTCTGCAGGAGGACATAATGTTTCCATTCCGCCGACAGAATTGGATTTATTAACAAAAAATAGTAGAATTTCTCCTTTGAAAATTTCATTATTATAAGAAATTTCTACATTTACCGGAGATAATTTTGGAAGAACTGTAAGCCCGCTGAATAGATAAGCAAGCCTGCCCCATTTGGATTTCATTGATTCTTTTACCGCGTAGGTTATTTCAGTGATTCTTCCTCCAGCTGCATTATTGATAAAAAACTCGTTTTCATTCGCTTTCCCAATATCTACGCGAATAGTTTCTTGGGTAGCTATAATGTGAAGTGCTTCTAATGGATCTTTAGCCACATTTAGCGCCCTTGCATAATCATTCGTTGTGCCTACTGGTAAAATCCCTAACTTTGGTCTTTTTTCGACTTGCATTAAGCCGTTAACAACTTCATTGACTGTTCCATCGCCACCAGCAGCAATTACTATATCATAACCTGATTCAGCCGCATGTCGCGCAATTTCCGTTGTACTTTTTGGCTTTGGCGTTGATGGGACTAGCGTTACTTCTAAATCCGCTTCAGTTAAAATTCTTTCCGCATCTGGTAGTAGTTTTCGAAACTTATTTTTCCCAGCTGCTGGATTGTATATAATCATCGCTCTCTTCTGCAAATTGCCGCTCCCTCTTTCCTGTAGATGATTTTAGTTTCCTATTTTGCCTTAACGATGTCAACTTGTTTGTCCGAAAAAGAAAAAATCCTTTTATTAGAGTCTTTTTACCCATTACAAAAAGCATAGTTGTGCTTCGTTAAAATTACATTTTGTGTACCATTTTGAAATTATATTACTTTTCCATTAAAAAACATGTGCAATTAGGTTCATTGTTGCCGATATCCATTGACTACGCCTTAACGTGTTGTCATAATTAGAATAGAATAATTTTGTTTTTATTTAAGAGAAGTGCAGTTAGGAGAGGATTTAAACTTTGAAAAAATTAGTAAAATCGGCGGTTGTTTTTACGAGCCTTGCTTTTATTGGCGTATCCGCTACCATGATTACAGAGAAAGCAAGTGCAGCTTCCACAGAAACAGTACAAAGTGTAGATGATCAATCAATCTATATTCCCCAAGGAGTAAGGGACGGAACTGCTACGGAAGAACATGACGGCTTTGAAGATGGAACTAATAGCGTACTGAAGTCTGTACCATTACTTCGCGCAACAACAGGATATCCTGACGTTAATTCCTATATTAAATCGAATAAATTTTCAACAGCTTCCATTGAAAAACAATTAAAAAGCCAATTTCCTAAATTTAATTACCGTAATGGTTACGGGAAACCAGAAGGCGTTGTCATTCATGAAACAGCAAATAATTCATCCACTATTGAGGGCGAAATTAGTTATATGAGCAGAAACTACAATAATGCATTCGTTCATTCATTTGTAGATAAATCTCGTATCATTCAAATCCATCCAACTGAAAATGGCGTATGGGGAGCAGGTCAATATGCCAACGCTCGCTTTATCCAAGTGGAATTAGTTCGTTCGAAGACGTTTGATGAATTTGCACGTTCTATTAATAACTATGCTTATTATGCAGCGTACCTTTTAGATCAATATAAGCTTCCAGTTGACAGTGCGCATAGTGATGGCAAAGGAACAGTTTGGTCCCACGATGCGGTTACACGATATCTTGGTGGTACAACGCATACTGACCCAGTTTCCTATTTCAACCAATGGGGTTATAATTTCAACAGTTTTGTTACATTAATTAATGAAAAATACAAAGCAATTCAAGCTAGCAAAGTCACTTACGACAAAATCGAATATGATAAAGGTGTTACAGCCTATGCTAGAGTGAAAACGGCGCCAGGCAATGCCGTTTGGACAAGACCATACAAAACGGAGGGCGCAAAGCTTGTTAATCAACTTTCGGTCTACCAAGGTAAAAACATGCGAATCCTGCGCGAAGCTAAAACACCAATCACTACTTGGTATCAATTTAGCATCGACGGCAAAACAATTGGTTGGGTCGATACTCGTGCACTTGATACGTTCTACAAACAAAGCATGGAAACACCAGCTAATTTAACTCGCTATGTCGCTTCCAACAAAACAGGTGAAGCGTACTACAAAGTTCCTTTTGCAGATGCAGATGTCAAATGGGGCACTATAGGCACATATAAAAGCGAAAAACTAACCGTGGATAAACAAGCAACGGTCGAAGGACAACTTTGGTACCGTGTAAAAGCTGGGTCTACCTTCATTGGTTGGACAAAAGCATCCAACTTAACGGCTACCTCTCCATTCGATAAAATTGAATATGATAAAGTTGTCACAGCCTACGCTAGAGTGAAAACCGCACCTTACAATGCTGTTTGGACAAGACCATACAAAACGGAAGGCTCGAAACCTGTTAATCCACTTTCGGTCTACCAAGGTAAAAACATGCGAATCCTGCGCGAAGCTAAAACACCAATCACTACTTGGTATCAATTTAGCATCGATGGCAAAACAATTGGTTGGGTCGACACTCGTGCACTTGATACGTTCTACAAACAAAGTATGGAAACACCAGTTAATTTAACTCGCTATGTCGCTTCCAACAAAACAGGTGAAGCGTATTACAAAGTTCCGGTTGTAGATGCAGATGTCAAATGGGGCACTTTAAGCACATATAAAAGCGAAAAACTAACCGTGGATAAACAAGCAACTGTAGAAGGACAACTTTGGTACCGTGTAAAAGCTGGGTCTACCTTCATTGGTTGGACGAAAGCATCCAACTTAACGGCTACCTCTCCATTCGATAAAATCGAATATGATAAAGGTGTCACAGCCTATGCCAGAGTAAAAACGGCGCCAGGCAATGCCGTTTGGACGAAACCCTACAGAACGGAAGGCTCGAAACCTGTTAATCAGCTTTCGGTCTACCAAGGCAAAAACATGCGGATCCTGCGTGAAGCCAAAACAGTAATTACTACTTGGTATCAATTTAGTATTGATGGAAAAGTAATCGGTTGGGTTGATACTCGTGCACTTGATACGTTCTACAAACAAAGCATGGAGAAAGATACTAATTTAACTCGCTATGTTGCTTCCAATAAAACAGGTGAAGCGTATTACAAAGTTCCTGTTGCGGACGCGGATGTTAGATGGGGCACTTTAGCTGCTTATAAAGATCAAAAACTAACTGTAGATAAAGAAGCAACCGTGGAAGGACAACTTTGGTACCGCGTTAGAACAAGCACTAC
The sequence above is drawn from the Listeria monocytogenes genome and encodes:
- the fba gene encoding class II fructose-1,6-bisphosphate aldolase, which translates into the protein MPIVNMTDMLKKALAGKYAVGQFNINNLEWTQAILKAAEAEKAPVILGVSEGAAKYMGGFKTVVKMTEGLVEDLKITVPVAIHLDHGSSFDSCKAAIDAGFSSVMIDGSHHPIDENIAMTKQVVDYAHAKGVSVEAEIGTVGGDEDGVTGGINYADPQECLRVVKEANIDALAAALGSVHGPYHGEPVLGFDEMKEISELTGAPLVLHGGSGIPEHQIKKAIELGHSKINVNTECQIVWTAAVREKLATDDKVYDPRKVIGPGVDAIIKTVSEKIQEFGSNGKA
- a CDS encoding GW domain-containing glycosaminoglycan-binding protein; amino-acid sequence: MKKLVKSAVVFTSLAFIGVSATMITEKASAASTETVQSVDDQSIYIPQGVRDGTATEEHDGFEDGTNSVLKSVPLLRATTGYPDVNSYIKSNKFSTASIEKQLKSQFPKFNYRNGYGKPEGVVIHETANNSSTIEGEISYMSRNYNNAFVHSFVDKSRIIQIHPTENGVWGAGQYANARFIQVELVRSKTFDEFARSINNYAYYAAYLLDQYKLPVDSAHSDGKGTVWSHDAVTRYLGGTTHTDPVSYFNQWGYNFNSFVTLINEKYKAIQASKVTYDKIEYDKGVTAYARVKTAPGNAVWTRPYKTEGAKLVNQLSVYQGKNMRILREAKTPITTWYQFSIDGKTIGWVDTRALDTFYKQSMETPANLTRYVASNKTGEAYYKVPFADADVKWGTIGTYKSEKLTVDKQATVEGQLWYRVKAGSTFIGWTKASNLTATSPFDKIEYDKVVTAYARVKTAPYNAVWTRPYKTEGSKPVNPLSVYQGKNMRILREAKTPITTWYQFSIDGKTIGWVDTRALDTFYKQSMETPVNLTRYVASNKTGEAYYKVPVVDADVKWGTLSTYKSEKLTVDKQATVEGQLWYRVKAGSTFIGWTKASNLTATSPFDKIEYDKGVTAYARVKTAPGNAVWTKPYRTEGSKPVNQLSVYQGKNMRILREAKTVITTWYQFSIDGKVIGWVDTRALDTFYKQSMEKDTNLTRYVASNKTGEAYYKVPVADADVRWGTLAAYKDQKLTVDKEATVEGQLWYRVRTSTTFIGWTKASNLTTTTPYDKIEYDKGVTAYARVKTAPGNAVWTKPYRTEGSKPVNQLSVYQGKNMRILREAKTVITTWYQFSIDGKVIGWVDTRALDTFYKQSMEKDTNLTRYVIANKVNEAYYKVPVVDADVRWGTLAAYKGQKLTVDKQATVEGQLWYRIRTSSTFIGWTKASNLSATK
- a CDS encoding diacylglycerol kinase family lipid kinase, encoding MQKRAMIIYNPAAGKNKFRKLLPDAERILTEADLEVTLVPSTPKPKSTTEIARHAAESGYDIVIAAGGDGTVNEVVNGLMQVEKRPKLGILPVGTTNDYARALNVAKDPLEALHIIATQETIRVDIGKANENEFFINNAAGGRITEITYAVKESMKSKWGRLAYLFSGLTVLPKLSPVNVEISYNNEIFKGEILLFFVNKSNSVGGMETLCPPAELNSGMFELLILKKVSPKKLFQLFASIKKGTHLSSSDVIHARTGKVEVKSDADLNVSYDGVYGGKAPYILEVIPEALEVFADEKRISARLRG